TTAGACAAGGAATCctctattttatttctattatgaTCTTTAAATTCATGTAGTTTTGGAGACTGTGCCATGTTTCTTATTTTACCAGAATAATCAAAGGCTGTGCTTGGTGACATGGTTCCGTTGCTTCTGAGCATAGGATTTTCTGCCTCAGTAGGTTTCCCATCACTATTCACTGCATCCAATTCTTTACTAAagtcatttataatattcagaCATTGTTCCAATAAGTTGTTCCAATTTCTCGGGTGACCTCCAGGTTGTGATAGAGTAAAAATGATTTGCCGTCTTGATGGATCAGTCATTGACATGATTCTTAAATCTTGTGCTCCCAAGTAACCATTGAATTCAGCCCTCAAAGCCAATGCATTATGGAGCATTAAGCAATTTTTAGACTCAATAGGAAACTTCATTGGCTCGGTCAGAATTATGTTGAAGATAGTTCTCATTGTGTAAACAGACACGAAAAACAGGCTAGTGTAGAACCAGAGGCCAATCCAAATGCCAGAACTTGTCAGATTAAATACATTGTCCAAAGGAGGGTCTTCCAAATATAAACTGTAAACCTCAGAAACAACACTCCTGGGCTTATTACCccataaataatagaataagcAGTAATAAACCACTGGCATCACAGAGTTCCTAAATCCCATAGATAATATGTTGTTGATAGCCAGTTTAATTTGCTGAAACTTGTCCTGATAAATATGTGGAAACATGAGCATTGTTGTTCCAAAGATGTGAATATTCAGAAAGTAGTACAACCCCATCCACATGCCTCCAAACTGTAAGAAGAGGCTCTGTTCCACAAGGCATTGAGCATCGTAATGGTCACATTTCTTCTTAAGAATGTTGTAATTGCTTTTCGCTAATGAAGAATACAATCCCATTGTGAAATAACCACTCAAAGCATACAGAATACTAAACATTATGTTTTGAACTgaaaacatattcaaaaacattgaaaatctGGTGAAATACTTTGGCAGTGGTTGCATGTAGTAGCTTCCATAAACGTATGCTTGAAAGAATGATACCAAGCCAAGAAGCACGATGTTAAGTGCCATCTTCCATCCGAATATGTCGTGCAGAGTCGAAGTGACCCATGTCACAGGATGCAGCAAGTCTACTTGTATGACAAACACTAACACAATGGCAAGAAACGTCTGTAATCCGATGTTCCACAACACAGCAATAATTAATCTTTGGggaaatatttcagatttcgtTTCCATATTGGCAGTTGTTTATTTCTCCTTTCGTTAAAATTGTCTATTTCCCAATCAAGTATGAAATGACATAGTTTTATGGGGTTGTTCGCAATGAAGAGGCTCTCTTTATATAGAGCAATAATACGTTGTTACAATAACCCTTATACTTTTGCGGTCTTTTCGTTTGAATAACCTCCAAAAATCAACGGTTTCTGAAATACAATTGAAGTTCATTTGACATGACTACATTTTCCACCACAGATTATTAAATACCCATGCATCATTGGTAACAAAACGTTTGATCAGAATTTCATTGCCTAATACTTTtatgaatgtaaaataatttaatgatctGCCCTGTATCGAAATAACCCTTCAAATGCTCAATCAAAATCTatcctttaatttaaataggataaaaaaaagaagaaaccttctaaacaaaaacaattaatattttaccttcTTGTGCCAATTAACAGAAGCTTTTTAATTAGGcttaaaatacttacttttcttggttaaatgttctttttttttatttagaatatttatttacttggcGACATTTAAATGTC
This sequence is a window from Trichoplusia ni isolate ovarian cell line Hi5 chromosome 8, tn1, whole genome shotgun sequence. Protein-coding genes within it:
- the LOC113496936 gene encoding nucleoporin NDC1, which produces METKSEIFPQRLIIAVLWNIGLQTFLAIVLVFVIQVDLLHPVTWVTSTLHDIFGWKMALNIVLLGLVSFFQAYVYGSYYMQPLPKYFTRFSMFLNMFSVQNIMFSILYALSGYFTMGLYSSLAKSNYNILKKKCDHYDAQCLVEQSLFLQFGGMWMGLYYFLNIHIFGTTMLMFPHIYQDKFQQIKLAINNILSMGFRNSVMPVVYYCLFYYLWGNKPRSVVSEVYSLYLEDPPLDNVFNLTSSGIWIGLWFYTSLFFVSVYTMRTIFNIILTEPMKFPIESKNCLMLHNALALRAEFNGYLGAQDLRIMSMTDPSRRQIIFTLSQPGGHPRNWNNLLEQCLNIINDFSKELDAVNSDGKPTEAENPMLRSNGTMSPSTAFDYSGKIRNMAQSPKLHEFKDHNRNKIEDSLSNVVKNEINNLIQKLCQKPGFSYLFGELTDTKLKYLLMQSQPVMWTCEGLACIAAASLNEDKYGVVQNDLPIVISTLINLKQNLDKLVKPGLVPRKHILNDNLAIKMKTALISSVKRSIYKIAITFSKYIHEIPLEPDIQIALQPFLMCKEA